One Deltaproteobacteria bacterium genomic region harbors:
- a CDS encoding NADH-quinone oxidoreductase subunit M produces the protein MEKLMPNILTVLIFLPLAGALLLFFLPRENARLIRSVTLLVTIVEFLLSLPVVLGFDGGTAAMQFVQRYPWIPGYGIEYHVGIDGISLWLVILTTFLMPIAVLSTYEAVEKHVKEFMIFMLILEVGMVGVFLAVDLFLFYIFWELVLIPMYFLIGVWGSERRIYSAIKFFIYTFAGSVLMLVAIIALYFHHHAVTGVYTTNLLSMYELVIPVKLQFWMFSAFALAFAFKVPMFPFHTWLPDAHVDAPTAGSVILAAVLLKMGTYGFLRFAMPLFPVAAFDLMPLVLTLAVVGIIYGALVAMVQKDMKKLVAYSSVSHLGFVMLGLFAFNIQGIEGAILQMINHGVSTGALFLIVGIIYERRHTRLIEEFGGLSKVLPLYAAVFMVVTLSSIGLPGTNGFVGEFLIMVGAFKTARWYVVFAATGVILSAVYMLWMFQRVMYGKITNEKNLRLPDLKPREIAYMLPLIVMIFWIGIYPRTFLRKMDASVSAVVTRIETKRQAALVERPAGETLLARYFDVKK, from the coding sequence ATGGAAAAATTGATGCCGAACATATTGACGGTGCTGATCTTCCTCCCGCTGGCCGGGGCGCTGCTGCTCTTCTTCCTGCCGCGGGAGAACGCCCGCCTGATCCGGAGCGTCACCCTTCTCGTGACGATAGTGGAGTTCCTCCTCTCGCTGCCGGTGGTCCTTGGCTTCGACGGCGGAACGGCGGCGATGCAGTTTGTCCAGCGGTATCCCTGGATCCCCGGCTACGGGATCGAGTACCACGTGGGCATCGACGGGATCTCCCTGTGGCTGGTGATTCTCACCACCTTCCTGATGCCCATCGCGGTCCTCTCCACCTACGAAGCGGTGGAGAAGCACGTGAAGGAATTCATGATCTTCATGCTGATCCTGGAAGTCGGGATGGTGGGGGTGTTCCTGGCGGTCGACCTGTTCCTCTTCTACATCTTCTGGGAACTGGTCCTCATACCGATGTACTTCCTCATCGGCGTGTGGGGGAGCGAGCGGCGCATCTATTCGGCGATAAAGTTCTTCATATACACTTTCGCCGGCTCCGTGCTGATGCTCGTCGCGATCATCGCGCTCTATTTCCACCACCACGCGGTGACCGGCGTCTACACCACGAACCTTCTCAGCATGTACGAGCTCGTCATCCCGGTGAAACTCCAGTTCTGGATGTTTTCCGCTTTCGCGCTGGCGTTCGCCTTCAAGGTCCCGATGTTTCCATTCCACACGTGGCTTCCCGACGCCCACGTTGACGCGCCGACGGCGGGCTCGGTCATCCTGGCGGCCGTCCTCCTGAAGATGGGAACGTACGGGTTCCTGCGCTTCGCAATGCCGCTCTTCCCGGTGGCCGCGTTCGACCTGATGCCGCTGGTGCTGACGCTGGCGGTTGTCGGCATCATTTACGGCGCGCTGGTAGCCATGGTCCAGAAGGATATGAAGAAACTCGTCGCCTACTCATCGGTATCCCACCTCGGCTTCGTCATGCTCGGGCTGTTCGCCTTCAATATCCAGGGGATCGAGGGCGCCATACTCCAGATGATCAACCACGGGGTTTCCACCGGGGCCCTTTTCCTCATCGTCGGCATCATCTACGAACGCAGGCACACCCGTCTCATCGAGGAGTTCGGGGGGCTTTCCAAGGTCCTTCCCCTGTACGCCGCCGTCTTCATGGTCGTGACGCTTTCCTCGATCGGCCTGCCGGGGACCAACGGGTTCGTTGGCGAGTTCCTCATCATGGTGGGGGCGTTCAAGACGGCCAGGTGGTACGTGGTTTTCGCCGCGACGGGCGTGATACTCTCCGCGGTCTACATGCTCTGGATGTTCCAGCGGGTGATGTACGGAAAGATCACCAACGAGAAGAACCTGCGCCTCCCGGACCTGAAACCCCGTGAGATCGCCTACATGCTCCCCTTGATCGTCATGATCTTCTGGATCGGGATCTACCCCCGGACGTTCCTGCGGAAGATGGACGCATCGGTTTCGGCGGTCGTGACGAGGATCGAGACGAAACGGCAGGCGGCCCTCGTGGAACGGCCGGCGGGGGAGACCCTGCTCGCCCGCTACTTCGACGTGAAGAAATGA
- a CDS encoding NADH-quinone oxidoreductase subunit N: MDASAMMQGLYSILPEMLVVATALFVLFVDLILPEENRRILCGVSIIGVALSLFSVFAMGTGKISGFSGAVVHDGLGAFFEIVILSACALTLLMATGYSEWEGTHKGEFYSLMLLSTSGMMFMAKGTDLMTVFLGLETLSIPIYVLVGFHRHRMSSLEGALKYFLLGAFASGFLLYGIALMYSVAGTTKIPQLASILYDARIAANPVFLAGVGLLLVGFAFKVSLVPFHMWTPDAYEGAPTVVTAFMSAAVKAAAFAALIRVLLLTSGGLQPVLWKVLWVLSVLTMTVGNLSALVQNNVKRMLAYSSIAHAGYILVGMVSGDVLGGQASLFYLLVYAFMNIGAFGVVMLIAQKEDEGYDISNLAGIGFKYPALAGLLTLFLVSLGGIPPTAGFVGKFYLFSAAIKNGYIWLAVIGVLNSAASIYYYLRLVVYMYFMPANGEVPQPRPPRIAFSLALCASAVMVLLLGILPHSVLEFAERSVLSLLM, translated from the coding sequence ATGGATGCTTCCGCGATGATGCAGGGCCTCTACAGCATCCTTCCAGAGATGCTCGTCGTGGCGACGGCTCTCTTCGTTCTGTTCGTCGACCTCATACTGCCCGAGGAGAACCGGCGGATCCTGTGCGGCGTGAGCATTATCGGCGTAGCCCTTTCCCTCTTCTCGGTCTTCGCGATGGGTACGGGGAAGATAAGCGGGTTCTCCGGAGCGGTTGTCCACGACGGGCTGGGGGCCTTCTTCGAGATCGTCATACTGTCGGCATGCGCGCTGACGCTCCTCATGGCGACGGGCTACTCCGAGTGGGAGGGAACCCACAAGGGCGAGTTCTACTCGTTGATGCTGCTCTCAACTTCGGGGATGATGTTCATGGCGAAGGGGACCGACCTCATGACGGTCTTCCTGGGCCTGGAGACGCTTTCCATTCCGATCTACGTCCTGGTCGGGTTCCACCGGCACCGTATGTCCTCGCTCGAAGGGGCGCTGAAATACTTCCTCCTTGGGGCGTTCGCCTCCGGGTTCCTTCTCTACGGGATCGCGCTGATGTACTCCGTGGCGGGCACCACGAAGATCCCGCAGCTCGCGTCGATTCTCTACGACGCGCGGATCGCGGCGAACCCGGTCTTCCTGGCGGGTGTCGGCCTCCTGCTGGTCGGCTTCGCCTTCAAGGTGTCGCTGGTGCCGTTCCACATGTGGACCCCGGACGCATACGAAGGGGCGCCCACGGTGGTCACGGCCTTCATGTCCGCCGCGGTCAAGGCGGCGGCGTTCGCCGCGCTGATCCGCGTCCTGCTGCTGACGTCCGGGGGACTGCAGCCGGTCCTGTGGAAGGTCCTCTGGGTCCTCTCCGTGCTGACGATGACGGTAGGGAACCTCTCGGCGCTCGTGCAGAACAACGTGAAGCGGATGTTGGCCTACTCCTCGATCGCGCACGCGGGATACATACTCGTCGGGATGGTCTCGGGCGACGTGCTGGGCGGGCAGGCTTCCCTCTTCTACCTGCTGGTGTACGCCTTCATGAATATCGGCGCCTTCGGCGTGGTGATGCTCATCGCGCAGAAGGAGGACGAGGGGTACGACATCTCCAACCTTGCCGGAATTGGGTTCAAGTACCCGGCGCTCGCGGGGCTTCTCACCCTGTTCCTCGTGTCGCTGGGCGGCATCCCTCCGACTGCCGGCTTCGTCGGGAAGTTCTACCTCTTCAGCGCCGCGATAAAGAACGGTTACATCTGGCTGGCCGTCATCGGCGTGCTGAACAGCGCCGCTTCCATTTATTACTACCTGCGGCTGGTCGTCTACATGTACTTCATGCCCGCGAACGGGGAGGTGCCTCAGCCCCGTCCTCCGCGGATCGCCTTCTCGCTCGCCCTCTGCGCTTCCGCAGTGATGGTTCTCCTGCTCGGGATCCTCCCGCACTCGGTGCTGGAGTTCGCCGAGCGCTCCGTCCTCTCCCTTCTGATGTGA
- a CDS encoding response regulator, with product MDETRKKSIIRACSMLLLVAMAIAGNYFKLSLFFGFDFLFGSIFLIIILQFFGVSWGVFAALLASGCTYLHWYHPYGIVIFSLEILVVGLLNRGENRNLVLLDGFFWLCIGSPLNWLLYFIFMKAGYHAALLVLLKQSVNGIFNTLIACILLDYLPIHDWLGISGPRKTVPIRQALFSLILAVILLPALVIMIINSRKAFDDIEGRISQKLKNSTVEAAQVTDSFIRRHMDGVAALADFAAKAGPVPSAALQEKTGFVKGIYPDFHAMYVANREGVTVAFYPEKNEKGESTLGLDFSDRQYYRKLKNTLRPVMSEVFIGRGGVFQPIVTLSVPIVERGRFNGFAIGAVDLNHLKGELERIMAAWGVQATLLDENGKVVATTKESIAPMQTWDWRSNGEVQPLHSGIYKWMPPVNAAKSAFDRWKKSFYVMDSSVGKDIPWKVVLAIPIAPYQKELFETTYIDSFSFMLAIIFISIFFSAYMSRRLVHPIERLKSVTTGLPSRIASQQTIDWPGSALSEIHSLVENFKVMTASLMQKFRELKTANESLHEEIANHKSTEDCLASEKELLSVTLLSIGDGVVSTDTDGNVVLINKLAEDLLGWTQIEAAGKPLPEVLSTIDATGSRKEIDPLGDSSPRGSCHVVRDNLLLVSRDGSEHLVSSSYAPIRSLDGNVIGGVLVFRDNTERKKIEEKLQNAQKLESIGVLAGGIAHDFNNLLSAILGNLSLAKARRDDSSFDRLAEIEKASLRARDLTRQLLTFSKGGAPVRKTASIVELIRQSAVFVTRGSNVLCKFHFAEDLQPVDVDEGQMSQAINNLVINAVQAMPDGGVIRITAQNVHADPALNSAGLHGNIVKVSIRDEGHGIPPENLSRIFDPYFTTKEHGSGLGLATVYSIVRRHDGQVEVDSGPGSGTTFHLYLPASEKKPEEADPAPAPSPAGTGHILVMDDEEFIRMVATDMLSHLGYDVTCARDGVEAIELYRKSMAAGGPFDAVIMDLTVPGGMGGKETIRILRNIDPGVVAIVSSGYSNDPILSEPDRYGFTGIVTKPYTLDTLNDAVFRAVNGKRKSA from the coding sequence TGGTATCATCCTTACGGCATCGTAATTTTCTCCCTCGAAATTCTGGTCGTCGGTCTTCTGAACCGGGGGGAAAACAGGAATCTGGTGCTGCTGGACGGATTTTTCTGGCTTTGCATCGGCAGCCCGTTGAACTGGCTCCTGTATTTCATCTTCATGAAAGCCGGCTACCATGCGGCGTTGCTTGTTCTGCTGAAACAGAGCGTGAACGGAATTTTCAACACCCTGATCGCCTGCATCCTCCTGGATTACCTCCCCATACACGACTGGTTGGGGATTTCCGGTCCAAGGAAAACCGTCCCGATCCGGCAGGCCCTTTTTTCATTGATTCTTGCCGTGATCCTTCTTCCCGCCCTCGTAATCATGATCATAAACAGCAGAAAAGCGTTCGACGATATCGAGGGAAGGATTTCGCAAAAACTTAAAAATTCCACGGTCGAAGCGGCGCAGGTAACCGATTCGTTCATTCGAAGGCATATGGACGGGGTGGCTGCTCTTGCCGATTTTGCAGCCAAGGCCGGACCCGTGCCTTCAGCCGCCTTGCAGGAAAAAACCGGTTTCGTCAAAGGGATATACCCGGATTTTCACGCCATGTACGTCGCAAACAGGGAAGGGGTGACCGTCGCCTTTTATCCGGAGAAAAATGAAAAAGGCGAATCCACGTTAGGGCTCGATTTCTCCGACAGGCAATACTATCGGAAATTGAAAAACACTCTCCGGCCGGTGATGTCGGAAGTCTTCATTGGTCGGGGCGGGGTATTTCAGCCTATCGTCACACTGAGCGTCCCGATCGTCGAACGCGGCCGATTCAACGGTTTCGCCATCGGGGCCGTCGATCTGAACCACCTGAAAGGCGAGCTGGAGAGAATCATGGCCGCATGGGGGGTCCAGGCGACGCTATTGGATGAAAACGGCAAGGTCGTCGCCACCACCAAGGAATCCATCGCCCCCATGCAGACATGGGATTGGCGAAGCAACGGCGAGGTGCAGCCGCTGCATTCCGGCATCTACAAATGGATGCCTCCGGTCAATGCGGCAAAGTCGGCGTTCGACCGCTGGAAAAAATCATTCTATGTCATGGATTCCTCCGTAGGAAAAGACATTCCATGGAAAGTCGTTCTCGCCATTCCCATAGCCCCTTACCAGAAGGAACTCTTCGAAACTACCTATATCGACAGTTTTTCCTTCATGCTGGCGATCATCTTCATATCCATATTCTTTTCGGCGTACATGAGCCGCCGGCTGGTCCATCCCATAGAGCGATTGAAGAGTGTCACCACCGGCCTCCCGTCACGGATCGCTTCGCAGCAGACCATCGATTGGCCCGGTTCGGCCCTGTCCGAGATACATTCCCTTGTCGAAAATTTCAAGGTCATGACGGCCTCCCTGATGCAGAAATTCCGCGAGCTGAAGACGGCGAACGAATCCCTGCATGAGGAGATCGCCAACCACAAAAGCACCGAGGATTGCCTCGCAAGCGAAAAGGAGCTGCTGTCCGTCACCCTCCTGAGCATAGGGGACGGCGTCGTCAGCACCGATACGGACGGAAACGTAGTGCTGATAAACAAGTTGGCGGAGGATCTGCTGGGATGGACGCAAATCGAGGCTGCAGGGAAACCGCTTCCGGAAGTCTTGAGCACCATTGACGCAACGGGCTCCCGTAAAGAGATCGATCCGCTCGGGGATTCCTCTCCCCGGGGAAGCTGTCATGTAGTCCGTGACAACCTGTTGCTCGTATCCCGGGACGGATCGGAACACCTCGTTTCCTCGAGTTATGCGCCGATCCGGAGCCTGGATGGTAACGTAATCGGAGGGGTCCTGGTCTTCCGCGACAACACGGAGCGGAAAAAGATCGAGGAGAAATTGCAGAATGCCCAGAAACTGGAATCGATCGGCGTTCTCGCCGGGGGGATCGCGCACGATTTCAACAATCTGCTTTCGGCGATCCTCGGGAACCTCTCCCTGGCAAAGGCCCGGCGGGACGATTCCTCCTTCGACCGGCTGGCGGAAATCGAAAAAGCCTCCCTGCGGGCAAGGGATCTGACCCGGCAACTGTTGACGTTTTCCAAGGGAGGAGCGCCCGTCAGGAAAACCGCCTCGATCGTCGAATTGATCCGGCAATCGGCTGTCTTCGTCACACGAGGTTCGAACGTCCTCTGCAAGTTCCATTTCGCCGAAGACCTTCAACCGGTCGACGTCGACGAAGGGCAGATGAGCCAGGCGATAAACAACCTTGTCATCAATGCGGTGCAGGCGATGCCTGACGGGGGGGTCATCCGGATAACCGCGCAAAATGTCCATGCGGACCCGGCATTGAACAGCGCAGGCCTCCATGGAAATATCGTCAAGGTATCAATCCGGGATGAAGGCCACGGCATCCCGCCGGAGAACCTTTCCAGGATTTTCGATCCCTACTTCACCACCAAAGAGCACGGAAGCGGGCTGGGGCTCGCGACCGTCTATTCGATCGTCAGGCGTCATGACGGCCAGGTCGAAGTGGACTCGGGGCCCGGCTCGGGGACCACGTTCCATCTCTACCTGCCGGCTTCGGAAAAAAAACCGGAGGAGGCCGATCCCGCCCCGGCGCCTTCTCCGGCCGGAACCGGGCACATTCTTGTGATGGACGACGAGGAATTCATCCGGATGGTGGCGACGGACATGCTGTCCCATCTGGGATACGACGTGACCTGCGCCCGGGACGGTGTGGAAGCGATCGAGCTTTACAGGAAATCGATGGCGGCGGGGGGACCCTTCGACGCCGTGATCATGGACCTGACGGTGCCCGGCGGCATGGGAGGCAAGGAGACGATCCGGATCCTGAGGAACATCGATCCCGGCGTCGTGGCGATCGTTTCAAGCGGCTACTCGAACGACCCGATCCTGTCGGAGCCTGACCGGTACGGATTTACCGGAATCGTAACGAAGCCCTACACGCTGGATACTCTGAACGACGCCGTATTTCGCGCCGTCAACGGAAAAAGGAAGAGCGCCTGA